A genomic region of Bacteroides acidifaciens contains the following coding sequences:
- the ahcY gene encoding adenosylhomocysteinase yields MSTELFSTLPYKVADITLADFGRKEIDLAEKEMPGLMALREKYGESKPLKGARIMGSLHMTIQTAVLIETLVALGAEVRWCSCNIYSTQDHAAAAIAASGVPVFAWKGETLADYWWCTLQALSFADGKGPNVIVDDGGDATMMIHVGYDAENNAAVLDKEVHAEDEIELNAILKKVLAEDKTRWHRVAEEMRGVSEETTTGVHRLYQMQEEGKLLFPAFNVNDSVTKSKFDNLYGCRESLADGIKRATDVMIAGKVVVVCGYGDVGKGCSHSMRSYGARVLVTEVDPICALQAAMEGFEVVTMEDACTEGNIFVTTTGNIDIIRIDHMEKMKDQVIVCNIGHFDNEIQVDALKRYPGIKCVNIKPQVDRYYFPDGHSIILLADGRLVNLGCATGHPSFVMSNSFTNQTLAQIELFNKKYEVDVYRLPKHLDEEVARLHLEKIGVKLTKLTPEQAAYIGVSVDGPYKADHYRY; encoded by the coding sequence ATGTCTACAGAATTATTCTCTACTCTGCCTTATAAAGTGGCAGATATTACGCTTGCTGATTTTGGACGCAAGGAAATCGATTTGGCAGAAAAAGAAATGCCCGGCCTGATGGCTCTTCGCGAAAAGTATGGAGAATCCAAACCGTTAAAAGGCGCCCGTATCATGGGCTCGTTGCACATGACTATTCAGACAGCCGTGTTGATTGAAACACTGGTAGCCCTGGGAGCTGAAGTACGTTGGTGCTCTTGTAATATATATTCAACGCAAGACCATGCTGCTGCGGCTATTGCTGCTTCAGGCGTGCCTGTGTTTGCCTGGAAGGGTGAGACACTTGCCGATTACTGGTGGTGCACTTTGCAGGCATTGAGCTTTGCTGATGGTAAAGGACCGAATGTGATTGTGGACGACGGTGGTGACGCTACGATGATGATTCACGTAGGTTATGATGCGGAGAATAATGCGGCAGTATTGGACAAAGAAGTACATGCCGAGGACGAAATAGAATTGAATGCCATCCTGAAGAAGGTGCTGGCGGAAGATAAAACACGTTGGCATCGTGTAGCTGAAGAAATGCGTGGTGTGTCCGAAGAGACGACAACAGGCGTACACCGTCTGTATCAGATGCAGGAAGAAGGCAAACTGCTGTTCCCGGCATTTAATGTGAACGACTCGGTAACAAAATCTAAGTTCGACAACTTGTATGGCTGCCGTGAATCGTTGGCTGACGGCATTAAGCGCGCAACAGACGTAATGATTGCCGGAAAAGTCGTTGTGGTATGTGGCTATGGCGATGTGGGTAAAGGTTGTTCCCATTCCATGCGTTCTTATGGAGCACGTGTACTGGTGACGGAGGTTGACCCGATTTGCGCTTTACAGGCTGCTATGGAAGGTTTTGAAGTGGTGACGATGGAAGATGCTTGCACTGAAGGCAACATTTTCGTGACTACTACCGGTAATATTGATATTATCCGTATCGACCATATGGAGAAAATGAAAGACCAGGTTATCGTCTGCAATATCGGTCACTTCGATAATGAAATCCAGGTGGATGCCTTGAAGCGTTATCCGGGCATCAAATGTGTGAACATCAAGCCGCAGGTAGATCGCTATTATTTCCCTGACGGGCATAGTATCATTCTGCTTGCCGACGGTCGTCTTGTGAACCTCGGCTGTGCGACGGGGCACCCGTCATTCGTGATGAGTAACTCATTTACGAACCAGACATTGGCTCAGATCGAGTTGTTCAACAAGAAATATGAAGTCGATGTATATCGTCTGCCGAAGCACCTGGACGAAGAAGTGGCCCGCCTGCATCTTGAAAAGATAGGTGTAAAGCTGACAAAACTGACTCCTGAACAGGCTGCTTATATAGGTGTATCTGTAGACGGACCTTATAAGGCCGACCATTATAGATATTAA
- a CDS encoding YfhO family protein, producing the protein MKKLLPDLIAILAFIILSFAYFFPADIEGRILFQHDSVAGVGAGQESKEYQDRTGERTRWTNAIFGGMPTYQMAPSYNSTKALSWIEKVYRLYLPDYVVLTFIMMFGFYILLRAFGISAWLAGLGGIIWAFSSYFFILIPAGHIWKFVTLAYIPPTIAGVVLAYRKKYLLGGIVTALFIALQIQSNHIQMSYYFMFVILFIVGAYFEDAYKKKELPHFFKASAVLALAAVVGVCINISNLYHTYEYSKETMRGKSELKQEGPAASQTSGGLDRDYITNWSYGIGETLTLLVPNVKGGASSATLSQSEAAMAKANPMYGNIYSQFPQYFGDQPWTAGPVYVGAFVMFLFILGCFVVKGPLKWALLGATIFSILLSWGKNFMGLTDFFIDYIPMYNKFRAVSSILVIAEFTIPLLAIFALKEIFCKPEILKLKENRTGVIVTLVLTAGVALLLAVAPGAFFSGFVTAQEMAALQQGLPAEHLAPVVTNLTEMREAIIASDAWRSFFIIIVGCFLLFLYQQKKLKATFALAGIALLCLADMWTVNKRYLHDDLFVPKSQKAEAFVKTQADEIILQDTTLDYRVLNFVGFPNNTFNENNTSYWHKSVGGYHAAKLRRYQEMIDHHIAPEMQATYQAVATAGGEMDSVDASKFRVLNMLNTKYFIFPAGEQGQPVPVQNPYAYGNAWFVDKVQYVNNANEEIDALNDILPTETAIVDAKFKEQLKGVTEGYKDSLSTIRLVSYEPNRLIYKTSSPKDGVVVFSEIYYPGWQATIDGQPADIARADYILRAMNVPGGEHTIEMWFDPRSIHVTESIAYAALALLLIGIMVLVWMERRKIAKRPEMK; encoded by the coding sequence ATGAAGAAACTCCTTCCCGACTTAATCGCCATCCTGGCTTTTATAATTCTTTCTTTTGCTTATTTCTTTCCGGCTGACATTGAGGGCCGTATTTTGTTCCAGCATGATTCTGTAGCCGGAGTAGGTGCCGGACAGGAATCGAAAGAGTATCAAGACCGTACCGGAGAGCGCACACGCTGGACGAATGCTATCTTTGGCGGTATGCCTACCTATCAGATGGCTCCGAGTTACAACTCGACGAAAGCGCTGAGCTGGATCGAAAAAGTGTATCGGCTTTACTTGCCTGACTATGTGGTGCTGACCTTTATCATGATGTTCGGATTCTATATTCTCTTGCGGGCGTTCGGCATTTCGGCATGGCTTGCCGGATTAGGCGGAATTATATGGGCTTTCTCTTCCTATTTCTTTATCCTTATACCGGCGGGGCATATCTGGAAATTTGTGACATTGGCTTATATTCCGCCTACGATTGCGGGTGTTGTCCTGGCATATCGGAAGAAATACCTGTTGGGTGGAATTGTCACAGCTTTGTTCATCGCTCTTCAGATTCAGTCCAACCACATACAGATGAGCTATTACTTCATGTTTGTTATCCTGTTTATTGTAGGGGCTTATTTTGAAGATGCTTATAAGAAGAAGGAATTGCCGCATTTCTTCAAAGCCAGCGCGGTTTTGGCATTGGCTGCCGTGGTGGGAGTGTGCATCAATATTTCCAACCTGTACCATACGTATGAGTATAGCAAAGAGACAATGCGCGGCAAAAGCGAGTTAAAACAGGAAGGGCCTGCTGCCAGTCAGACAAGTGGCGGGTTGGACCGTGATTATATTACGAACTGGAGTTACGGAATTGGCGAAACATTGACTTTACTGGTTCCGAATGTAAAAGGCGGGGCATCATCGGCTACTTTGTCGCAGAGCGAAGCCGCTATGGCAAAGGCGAACCCGATGTATGGCAATATCTATTCGCAGTTTCCGCAGTATTTTGGTGACCAGCCGTGGACTGCCGGCCCCGTATATGTAGGGGCATTTGTCATGTTCCTGTTTATTTTGGGCTGCTTTGTGGTAAAAGGACCGCTCAAATGGGCGTTGTTGGGAGCCACTATTTTCTCTATCCTGCTTTCTTGGGGAAAGAACTTCATGGGGCTGACGGATTTCTTCATAGATTATATTCCGATGTATAATAAGTTTCGTGCCGTATCTTCCATTCTGGTGATTGCCGAATTTACTATTCCTTTATTGGCTATTTTTGCTTTGAAGGAGATATTCTGTAAACCGGAAATCTTGAAATTGAAAGAGAACCGTACGGGGGTAATTGTGACTTTGGTGCTTACAGCCGGTGTTGCATTGCTTTTGGCTGTTGCTCCGGGTGCTTTCTTCTCCGGTTTCGTTACGGCACAAGAGATGGCTGCTTTGCAGCAAGGGCTTCCGGCAGAGCATCTTGCCCCAGTTGTAACAAACCTGACGGAGATGCGTGAAGCAATCATTGCTTCGGACGCATGGCGCAGTTTCTTCATTATCATTGTAGGATGTTTCCTTTTGTTCCTGTATCAACAGAAGAAGTTGAAAGCAACTTTTGCTTTGGCAGGTATTGCGCTTCTATGTTTGGCAGATATGTGGACTGTCAATAAGCGTTATTTGCATGACGACCTGTTTGTTCCGAAGTCTCAAAAGGCAGAGGCATTCGTTAAAACCCAGGCGGATGAAATAATCCTTCAGGATACTACGTTGGACTACCGTGTGCTGAACTTCGTAGGTTTCCCAAATAATACATTTAATGAAAACAATACGTCATACTGGCATAAAAGTGTCGGTGGCTATCATGCTGCCAAGCTGCGCCGTTATCAGGAGATGATCGACCATCATATCGCTCCTGAGATGCAAGCTACTTATCAGGCTGTGGCTACTGCCGGGGGGGAGATGGACAGCGTGGACGCTTCCAAATTCCGTGTACTGAATATGCTGAACACGAAATACTTTATCTTCCCTGCCGGAGAACAAGGACAACCTGTTCCTGTTCAAAATCCGTATGCTTACGGTAATGCCTGGTTTGTAGATAAGGTGCAATACGTGAATAATGCGAATGAGGAAATTGATGCCTTGAATGATATCCTTCCGACAGAAACTGCCATAGTGGATGCGAAATTCAAGGAACAACTGAAAGGTGTGACGGAAGGTTATAAAGACTCTCTGTCTACTATCCGTTTGGTTAGCTATGAACCGAACCGTTTGATTTATAAGACCTCTTCACCTAAGGACGGAGTAGTGGTGTTTTCCGAAATATACTATCCGGGATGGCAGGCGACAATCGACGGGCAGCCGGCAGACATTGCCCGTGCAGACTATATCTTGCGTGCGATGAATGTGCCTGGCGGTGAACATACCATTGAAATGTGGTTTGATCCGCGGAGTATCCATGTCACCGAAAGCATTGCTTACGCGGCATTGGCCCTATTGCTGATCGGAATCATGGTTCTGGTGTGGATGGAACGGCGCAAGATAGCTAAAAGACCCGAAATGAAATAA
- a CDS encoding TolC family protein — MKRLLFIFTFFGFFFVNGRTQEVETLTLEDCLRIGIDNNLSLESKRKEIQKSKYGVSENRARLLPQINAAAGYNNNFDPPVSVTDGSSYGVPYNITRTLQHSANAGLEMQMPLFNQTLYTSMSIAKIMEEISRLSYGKAREDIILQISKMYYLGQVTAEQIALIKANIVRLEELRDITRAFFDNGMSMEVDLKRVNINLENLKVQYDNARAMMKQQLNMLKYIMDYPAEKEFALTPVNTDSITTVALTGLSENLYELQLTQSQVELAERQKRMVSNGYIPSLSLTGSWRYAAYTDKGYHWFHSGPSNHWFRSYGLGLTLRVPIFDGLDKTYKIRKAKIDIENRRLAWEDARKNLQTQYLNAVNDLMNNQRNFKKQKDNYLLAEDVYAVTSDRYREGIASMTEVLQDEMQMSEAQNNYISAHYNYRVTNLMLLKLTGQIESLVK, encoded by the coding sequence ATGAAAAGACTACTGTTCATTTTTACCTTTTTTGGTTTCTTCTTCGTAAATGGGAGAACACAAGAAGTAGAAACCCTGACATTGGAAGACTGTCTTCGGATAGGTATAGATAACAACCTGTCGTTGGAAAGCAAACGCAAAGAAATACAGAAAAGCAAATATGGCGTGTCTGAGAATCGGGCAAGATTGTTACCTCAGATTAATGCCGCCGCCGGCTACAATAATAATTTTGATCCGCCGGTATCTGTAACGGACGGCTCCTCTTATGGTGTTCCCTATAATATAACCCGGACGTTGCAACATTCCGCCAATGCTGGACTGGAAATGCAAATGCCGCTTTTCAACCAGACTCTTTATACTTCCATGTCTATTGCTAAAATCATGGAAGAAATCAGTCGTTTGTCTTATGGTAAAGCGAGGGAGGATATTATTCTTCAAATCAGCAAGATGTATTATCTCGGGCAAGTCACAGCAGAGCAGATAGCATTGATAAAGGCGAATATTGTCCGTCTGGAAGAATTGCGGGACATTACCCGGGCTTTCTTTGATAACGGAATGTCTATGGAAGTGGATTTGAAAAGGGTAAATATCAATCTCGAAAACCTGAAGGTGCAATATGACAATGCGCGGGCGATGATGAAGCAGCAACTCAATATGCTGAAGTATATAATGGATTATCCTGCCGAAAAGGAATTTGCATTGACACCGGTGAATACCGACAGTATTACTACGGTGGCTCTGACCGGCTTGTCGGAAAATCTCTACGAACTGCAACTTACACAGTCGCAGGTAGAATTGGCGGAGCGGCAAAAGCGGATGGTCAGCAACGGATATATCCCTTCTCTTAGTCTGACGGGCAGTTGGAGGTATGCCGCTTACACTGATAAAGGCTACCATTGGTTCCATTCCGGGCCGTCCAACCACTGGTTTCGCTCCTACGGGCTGGGACTGACCTTGCGTGTCCCGATTTTCGACGGACTGGATAAGACTTATAAAATAAGGAAAGCAAAAATTGACATTGAGAACCGCAGGTTGGCATGGGAGGATGCCCGGAAGAACCTACAAACCCAATATTTGAATGCGGTAAACGACTTGATGAATAACCAGCGCAATTTTAAAAAGCAGAAAGACAACTATTTGCTGGCCGAGGATGTGTATGCCGTCACGTCCGACCGCTATCGGGAGGGGATTGCTTCAATGACCGAAGTGTTGCAGGATGAAATGCAGATGAGCGAAGCACAGAACAACTATATCAGCGCGCATTATAATTATAGGGTCACTAACTTGATGTTGCTCAAACTGACCGGACAGATAGAATCGTTAGTCAAATAA
- a CDS encoding HlyD family secretion protein — protein sequence METMENNIPSATHQEKVKKMKKLRRWQIAVSFLGVAIIVWGVVEVVCLFLNYSQTETSNDAQIEQYVSPINLRASGYIDKIYFTEHQEVHKGDTLMVLDDREYKIRVMEAEAALKDAQAGATVINATLNTTQTTASVYDASIAEIEVRLAKLEKDRKRYENLVKRNAATPIQLEQIVTDYEATRKKLEAVKRQKKAALSGVDEVSYRRVSTEAAIQRATAALEMARLNLSYTVVIAPCDGKLGRRSLEEGQFISAGQTITYILPNTQKWIVANYKETQIENLHIGQEVSVTVDAISDKEFTGKVTSISGATGSKYSLVPTDNSAGNFVKIQQRIPVRIDFTDLSKEDNERLAAGMMVVVKARL from the coding sequence ATGGAAACAATGGAAAATAATATTCCTTCTGCTACTCATCAGGAGAAAGTGAAGAAGATGAAAAAACTTCGCCGTTGGCAGATTGCAGTCAGCTTTTTAGGAGTGGCTATTATTGTGTGGGGAGTTGTTGAGGTGGTCTGTCTTTTTCTGAATTATAGTCAGACAGAAACCAGTAACGACGCGCAGATAGAGCAATATGTATCACCTATCAACCTGCGTGCCTCGGGATATATTGATAAGATTTATTTTACCGAACATCAGGAAGTGCATAAGGGGGATACCTTGATGGTACTTGACGACCGTGAATATAAGATTAGGGTAATGGAAGCCGAAGCTGCATTGAAAGATGCGCAAGCTGGTGCTACGGTTATCAATGCTACATTGAACACCACGCAGACGACCGCATCTGTTTACGATGCCTCTATTGCCGAGATTGAAGTACGTTTGGCTAAACTGGAGAAAGACCGGAAACGGTATGAAAATCTGGTGAAGCGGAATGCTGCCACTCCTATCCAGCTTGAACAGATTGTGACGGATTATGAAGCTACACGCAAGAAGTTGGAAGCAGTGAAAAGACAGAAAAAAGCCGCTCTCTCCGGCGTGGATGAAGTATCATACCGGCGTGTGAGTACGGAAGCTGCCATTCAGCGGGCAACGGCGGCACTCGAGATGGCACGCCTGAACCTTTCTTATACAGTTGTGATAGCTCCTTGTGACGGTAAGCTCGGTCGTCGTTCATTGGAAGAAGGGCAGTTCATATCGGCAGGGCAGACGATTACGTATATTCTTCCTAATACTCAAAAATGGATTGTTGCCAATTATAAGGAGACACAGATTGAGAATCTGCATATCGGACAAGAAGTATCTGTTACCGTTGACGCTATTAGTGATAAAGAGTTTACGGGAAAGGTGACGTCTATTTCGGGAGCAACGGGCTCCAAATATTCATTGGTTCCGACGGATAACTCGGCAGGAAACTTTGTGAAGATACAACAGCGGATTCCTGTGCGTATCGATTTTACCGATTTATCCAAAGAAGACAACGAACGGCTTGCGGCAGGCATGATGGTGGTGGTTAAAGCCCGGCTTTAG
- a CDS encoding MFS transporter, which yields MPSYPKNYPFYNWMPKPLGIIILLFFFLPILTVGGVYSVNSTEMMSGLGIISEHIQFANFVTSIGMAAFAPFLYELVCVRREKMMCIAGFALMYVFSYICAKTDSVFLLALCSLLTGFLRMVLMMVNLFTLIWYAGGMEASRNITPGLEPKDAAGWNKLDIERCVSQPAVYLFFMILGQSGTALTAWLSFEYDWKYVYYFMMGILLVSILIIFITMPNYKFPGRFPINFRKFGNTTAFCISLTCLTYVLVYGKVLDWYDDESIRWATAACILFAGIFLYMDVTRRSPYVLLDAFKLRTIRMGALLYLLLMIINSSAMFVNVFAGVGMRLDNLQNAALGNWCMVGYAIGAVMAMVLGGKGLHFKYLFALGFFFLSLSAVFMYFEVQTAGMYERLKYAVIIRATGMMILYALTAAYANQRMPFKYLSTWICIMLTVRMVLGPGIGGAIYSNVLQERQQHYVTRYAQNVDLLNPDASASFLGTVQGMKYQGKSETEARNMAAISTKGRIQVQATLSALKEMAGWTLYGGLICMIFVLVVPYPKRKLVT from the coding sequence ATGCCCTCATATCCTAAAAATTATCCTTTTTATAACTGGATGCCCAAACCGCTGGGTATTATTATCCTCTTATTCTTCTTTCTGCCGATTCTTACGGTGGGTGGGGTATATTCGGTGAATAGTACAGAAATGATGAGCGGGCTCGGCATTATTTCCGAACACATTCAGTTTGCCAATTTCGTGACTTCTATCGGTATGGCGGCATTTGCTCCGTTCTTGTACGAACTGGTATGTGTGCGCCGGGAAAAGATGATGTGTATTGCCGGATTTGCGTTGATGTATGTATTCAGTTATATCTGTGCCAAGACCGACAGTGTTTTTCTGTTGGCGCTTTGTAGTCTGTTGACTGGCTTTTTGCGCATGGTATTGATGATGGTCAATTTGTTTACACTAATTTGGTATGCCGGTGGTATGGAAGCCAGCCGCAACATAACCCCCGGTTTGGAACCGAAGGACGCTGCCGGTTGGAATAAGCTAGACATCGAGAGATGTGTGAGCCAGCCGGCGGTTTATCTGTTTTTTATGATTCTGGGACAGTCGGGCACGGCACTTACCGCCTGGCTGTCCTTTGAATATGATTGGAAATATGTGTATTATTTTATGATGGGGATTCTGCTGGTTTCTATCTTAATCATATTTATCACTATGCCCAATTACAAATTCCCGGGGCGCTTTCCCATCAACTTCCGTAAGTTCGGCAATACCACTGCTTTTTGTATTTCACTTACGTGCCTCACTTATGTGCTGGTTTATGGCAAAGTGCTCGACTGGTACGATGACGAATCTATACGTTGGGCAACTGCTGCCTGTATTCTTTTTGCGGGGATTTTTCTCTATATGGATGTCACTCGCCGGTCGCCTTATGTTTTGCTGGATGCGTTCAAGCTGCGTACAATCCGTATGGGCGCTTTGCTTTATCTGTTGTTGATGATTATTAATTCCAGTGCCATGTTTGTCAATGTATTTGCGGGTGTCGGGATGCGTCTCGATAATTTGCAGAATGCTGCATTGGGTAACTGGTGTATGGTAGGTTATGCTATCGGTGCTGTGATGGCTATGGTGTTGGGCGGTAAGGGACTGCACTTTAAGTATCTTTTTGCCCTTGGATTTTTCTTTTTGTCCTTGTCGGCAGTATTCATGTATTTTGAAGTACAGACAGCCGGTATGTACGAACGTTTGAAGTATGCAGTGATTATTCGTGCCACCGGCATGATGATTTTGTATGCTCTGACAGCAGCTTATGCCAATCAGCGAATGCCTTTCAAATACCTTTCCACTTGGATTTGCATCATGCTTACCGTGCGTATGGTGCTAGGGCCCGGCATCGGGGGAGCAATTTACTCGAATGTGCTGCAGGAACGGCAGCAACATTATGTCACCCGTTATGCGCAGAATGTCGATTTACTGAATCCTGATGCTTCCGCTTCCTTCCTCGGTACGGTGCAAGGAATGAAATATCAGGGAAAAAGCGAAACGGAAGCCCGCAATATGGCTGCTATATCTACCAAAGGGCGGATTCAGGTACAAGCTACACTCTCGGCTCTCAAGGAAATGGCGGGCTGGACATTGTATGGCGGGTTAATTTGTATGATATTTGTGCTTGTTGTTCCTTATCCTAAACGAAAATTAGTAACTTAG
- a CDS encoding helix-turn-helix domain-containing protein: protein MDTQQDRLLQFDRDLLSGKNICSSQGIFITFPSSLKSLFQMKGLGVIICHRGNFQFSLNQKIHSAKAGESLFIPEEGEFLVLQESEDMEVQILIYQIEPIRDIMGNAVVTMYMYSRITPEEPCCVWTTGEEGEITKYMSLLDSALQIEDNSFKLYEQKLLLLALTYRVCSIYNRKLVNDGEEIGGRKNEVFIRLIQLIEKHYMQERGVEFYADKLCLSPKYLSAVSKSICGYTVQELVFKAIIRKSISLLKNTQQDIQEISNAFGFPNASCFGTFFKKQVGMSPQQYRKSL, encoded by the coding sequence ATGGATACCCAACAAGACCGTTTATTACAATTTGATCGTGATTTGTTGAGCGGAAAAAATATATGTAGTTCGCAAGGCATATTTATAACTTTCCCCTCTTCTCTGAAAAGTCTTTTCCAGATGAAAGGACTGGGTGTGATAATATGTCATCGGGGTAACTTTCAGTTTTCTCTTAATCAGAAAATTCATTCCGCTAAAGCGGGTGAGAGCCTGTTTATTCCTGAGGAAGGCGAGTTTCTGGTGCTTCAGGAATCGGAAGATATGGAAGTGCAGATCCTGATTTATCAAATAGAGCCTATACGGGATATTATGGGCAATGCAGTGGTGACCATGTATATGTATTCACGGATTACTCCCGAAGAACCTTGTTGCGTTTGGACCACCGGTGAGGAAGGGGAGATTACAAAATATATGTCCTTATTGGACAGCGCTTTGCAGATAGAAGACAATTCGTTTAAACTTTATGAGCAGAAATTGCTCCTGCTTGCATTGACCTACAGGGTTTGTTCTATTTATAACCGTAAACTAGTTAATGACGGGGAGGAGATAGGGGGACGTAAGAATGAGGTCTTTATCCGTTTGATTCAGTTGATTGAGAAACATTATATGCAGGAACGGGGAGTGGAATTTTACGCGGATAAACTCTGTTTGTCTCCGAAATACCTTTCTGCAGTTTCCAAAAGCATTTGCGGATATACGGTACAGGAGCTCGTGTTTAAAGCGATTATCCGTAAGAGTATCTCGTTGCTGAAAAATACCCAACAGGATATCCAAGAGATTTCGAACGCTTTCGGCTTCCCCAATGCTTCTTGTTTCGGTACATTCTTTAAGAAGCAAGTGGGGATGTCGCCGCAGCAATATCGGAAGAGTCTTTAA
- the upp gene encoding uracil phosphoribosyltransferase: MKVIDFSKTNSILNQYISEIRNVEVQNDRLRFRRNIERIGEIMAYEMSKEFTYSVKNIRTPLGIAPVSTPDNQLVISTILRAGLPFHQGFLSYFDGAENAFVSAYRKYKDTLKFDIHIEYIASPRIDDKTLIITDPMLATGSSMELSYQAMLTKGHPAEIHVASIIASQQAIDHIKNIFPEDKTTIWCAAIDPEINEHSYIVPGLGDAGDLAYGEKE; the protein is encoded by the coding sequence ATGAAGGTAATTGATTTTAGCAAAACAAATTCGATTCTAAACCAGTACATATCCGAAATCAGAAATGTAGAAGTGCAAAATGACCGCCTGCGTTTCCGCCGTAATATCGAGCGTATCGGAGAAATCATGGCTTACGAAATGAGCAAGGAGTTTACATACTCAGTAAAGAACATCCGGACACCACTGGGCATCGCTCCGGTCAGCACGCCGGACAACCAATTAGTAATCAGCACTATTCTACGTGCCGGTCTTCCTTTCCACCAAGGTTTTCTGAGTTATTTCGACGGAGCGGAAAACGCATTCGTTTCCGCCTATCGCAAATACAAGGATACACTGAAATTTGATATACATATAGAATATATCGCTTCTCCTCGCATCGACGACAAAACGTTGATTATCACAGACCCTATGTTGGCAACGGGCAGCAGCATGGAATTGAGCTACCAGGCTATGCTGACCAAAGGTCATCCTGCCGAAATCCACGTAGCGTCCATCATTGCCAGCCAACAGGCCATCGACCATATTAAAAACATATTTCCTGAGGACAAAACTACTATTTGGTGCGCGGCCATCGACCCTGAAATCAATGAACATTCTTATATTGTTCCGGGGCTCGGCGATGCAGGCGACCTTGCTTATGGAGAAAAAGAATAA